The genomic window AAACTCATGAACATGAGGATGAAAACTTAGTTGATCAATACACGCATAAACACGATACTGAAAATGAACATAATCTGGTTGAAGAAAAACACGATCATGAACATGAACATGATAATACTGAAAATGAAGGAGAAGCAACGCAAGAAGACCCGCTGGAATCCTACTTACATAATCACGATGATCCCGAAGAATCTACGTTGTTCACCGCATCCTTAAAAAGTAAACTACGGATTGCATTATCTCAAATGTGGGATGCTGAACTACAATTACGTCTGTACCAACCTAAAAAATCGTTACCCTATCAATACAGAGCACTCCGGATGTTGCAAGAAATTAAGAATAGTGCGAGAATCTATGTACATCGTATTGGTTTTGATCCGGAGCCTATTAAAGAAGAAACTCGGCTTACTGGAGATTTAAAGAATATAAAAACAGGTAAAGAAAAAAGAAATCATACGGACGAAAAGTTGTATCCGTACATACAGAAAGCTATTCAAAAAATTTCTGAATCTCCTATAGATAAAGAGTTTGTAGTTGTCAAAGATGAGTATTTATTGTTTAAAAATGCAGGTAAAGAACTTGCGCAAATTGCCATTGACCAGCCCGGTCGCTATTTACAGGCTTTACAAATTTTAAAAAAGCTTACGGATGGAAAAAAGATAACCACTCCGGAAGTAGAAGTGCTAAAAAAAGCATTATTCGAAGCTATCCCCAATCAGTCTAAGCAGATAGAACCAGATTCTTTTATCATAACTCCTTTAGATCATAACTACCTTAAAACTTTACAGGTAAATGGGTGAACGCATATACTTTTCAGATACTAACTATATTATTCCATGTATACTTATTAGTATATTATGTTGGTTATTATTTCTATGGAAAGAAGGATTTCTGATAAAGAAGACTAGCTTCTGGGTAAACGCTATAGTTGCGCTACTGGCAATTTTGGCTTTATTATTTTTATATACAAAACCTTATTACCTAGGAAGTTCAATAGGTAAAAGAAACCTTCTTCTAACCGAAAACTCTCAGCAATCAAAATACCGAGATAGTCTTTTACAATTATATCCTGGTATTGAAGAAATTTTCTATCAACCCAATCAACCTATTTTTAAAGAAGATAAACTTCCTAAGGAGCTTTTCATCCTGGGTGACGGGGTCAAAACCTATGATTTTTGGCAGCTCGAATCAATTCCTACTATTCACTATTTATTTTCCGATTCGTTACAAGGAATTAGTCAGGTTACTTACAACGATAACCTCGTGGAAGGAAATAAGCTTAAAGTTTCAGGGGTTTATCAAAATTCAATAGTATCCAACAGCCTTTTTTTAGAATCAGAAGGAGGTTTCGCTTTAGATTCAGTCCTTCTTAGAGGGCATCAGCTCGATACATTTTCCCTTTCTTCTACCATCAAGGTTTCCGGTAGTTATGTATATCAATTAGTAGAAAAAGACTCTTTACAGCAGATTTTAAGAACCGAACCTCTTCCGGTTCAAGTTAAAACGGCTCAAGCCTTAAATATTGTGCTACTTAACACCTTCCCTAATTTTGAGAGTAAGTACTTAAAGAATTTTTTATCCGATCAGGGACATCGCTTAGTGGTTCGTAATCAAATTAGTAAAGGAAAATTTAAATACGAATATATCAACGACCCGGACTTTCAATTTTTAGGATTTAAAAAAGAAAGCCTAACATCTCCTGACTTGATCATAATGAGTTCTTCGGTTCTTAATGTAATGTCTCAAAGTGAAAAAAATGCGCTTCACAATTCAGTAAAAAAAGAGGGGATCGGCGTTTTAATTTTACCTAGTTTCAAAGTTTCCCTAAAATCAATTCAGGAGTTTACCGGTTTTACTTTACGAAGAAATCAAAAAGAAACAGCTAACTTAAGTGAAGAAATCAACATCGAATTAGAGACCTACCCTTTTGAGATTAAACGAAGCTTACCTACCCTACCTATCTGGAAAAGTAGCGATGAACGGGTGGTTGCAGCTTACCAACAGCTTAAGAATGGTAGAATTGGTATATCTCTAATTAAAAATACCTATCCCTTATTGTTAAAAGGAAATGAAAAAGCGTATCAAGCATATTGGGTCAAATTAATTAATGCTATCATAAAGTTGCCCAACAGTAAAGTTCAATGGGAGGACAAACCAAATTTTATTTTTAAAGATAAACCCTATACCTTTCATTTTCGATCAAACTTAGCCTTACCAGAAGTTTATTTAAATAATAGCCACCAAATTCCTCTATTACAAGATCCGGAACTATCTTATCTCTGGAATGGTACTACATATCCCAAAGAAATAGGCTGGAATACCTTACAAATGGTTCAGGACACGCTACATACCCAACAATTTTATGTGTTAGATTCATCAAGATGGAAAACATGGCAAAAATTTCATCAACGTAAACAAAATAAAAACCTGGAACGATCCTTAAACACTACTCATACCAATTTTGAGCAACAAAGACCTGTCCCACTTTGGTATTTTTACTTGTTGTTTTTAATAAGTATGGGGTGGTTATGGTTTGATGGAAAAAGAAGAAGTTTATAAGTATTCTGTGGTGCCAAATTATGGAATTGCTACTCTTTTTCCCTGCTATTAAACAACAACTGATAGCAAGTAGTATATTAGATATGCAAATTAAACAGAAACCTCTTCTAGCAGTCATCTCTAAGAGAGAAAATTTGCAACAACTGAAAGCGATGATGGTTTTATATAAAAAATAAACCTAAAGCGTAAGCCATTAATATAGTAGGTACACCTTTTCTAATTGTACTTCTGTTCTCACCTTTAATAATCATTATAGGTCAGGAAAATAAGGTAATCTTAACCGGTACCGTTACCCATCGAGATACTCCGATTTCAACTATCTCAGTAGTCAATATAACTTCCGGAGAATCATCTATTACAAATAGTGAAGGAGTTTTTACTATTAAGGTTGAAGTATTAGATACACTGCGATTTAGTGCCGTCCAATTTAACAAAAAGAAAATAATAGTCATTGAAACTATAGTGGCGCAGAACAACCTCCAAGTTAAATTAGAAGAAAAAGTGATTGCTTTAGAAGAAGTGGTTGTTCGACCACATAACTTGACCGGTCATATTACTACTGATTTAAGATCATTTAACACTAAACCTGTTATCACTTCCGCATCTTTAGGATTACCAAAAGCCGAGTTAAAAGTAAAAACTAGAAATGAGCGATTGTTATTTGAAGTAGATAATGGAAAATTGATTCGTTTTCGTAAAAGAGCAATTTCTGTAAACTCAATAAAATTAATTAGTAAAATTTCCGGTAGAACAAAAATGCTTAAAAACCGAATTGAACTTGATAAAAGACTTGAAACTGAAAATAAAATATATAACTTATATTCAGAAAAGACGCTATCCGAAGAATTAAAAATTCCACTAGAACACGTTCCTCGTTTCGTAAACTTTCTTATAAATCAAGCTAATTTTTTAAAATTAGTAGAGAATATGAATGATTTGCAACTTTTAGATTATTTAAAAAATCAAGGTAAAATATACAAGAAAGCAAATCAGTTACAGTAAAGTTTTTACTTACCATAAATATCTACAATTAAAAAGTACATTTTGGGGTTTACTTATTTTTATGAAAGTACCAATCTATAAAATCCTTTCATTGGTGTCCAGTTAAAATAAATAAAAGTTTATAAGGATATTAAAATAAGGTGATTTTAAACTAAAAGTAAATTGACATACAGAATAAGCAAGACCCCAAAGGTTTCCAAAACCTTTGGGATCTAACTCCAGTTAAACTTGTTAAAAGTAATTTTTTTTAACGTGAATATCTTATAATATTGATTTTCAATATCATTATAATTAGTCTTGATTCTTGGTTCTAAGAGCAATAGTGACCTGCCCGTCCGCAAGTGGGTCTTGAATCTTTACCCAAAACTTATATAGATAAATCATCATCTTACCTCCTTTCAATTTACTGATTTTTTCGAATAGCCGAAAGTTGTTCCGCAATTAATCCCAATAGGAAAATTAGAAGTCCGGCTAAAATTAAAGTACTGCCTCCAATACTAATACCTAACCCCTGAACAAAAAAGTAGATTCCCCATATGAATCCGGAGGTGAATAGCAAAATAGCAATAGGTAAAAATATTTTTGCCGGATTAAATAGAATAACAATATTTATAATTTCAATAAATGTTTCAAATGCCGTACGAACACCTATTGTACTTTTACCCATAATCCTTTTTTTAATTAAAATAGGCTCCTCCACCACCAGATGTTTATTATTAATAAAGATTAAAGTAATAATATCGCTAAACGACATCGTGTCCGGAGTAAGCTTTAGGTATTTTTTCACCAAATCACTTCGATACAACTTCATACCTGAATTAATGTCGTAAATAGAAAAATTCATTAAAAGTTTAGCAACAGCCCTTAGAATATTCTTTCCAAATCCCCTTAAGTACGTAGCGTTAGCATTTCCCTTACGACTACCAATAACCAGATCAGCATCTACAGCTAATAATTTTTTATATAATTTAATAATATCCTCAAGATAATGTTGGCCATCAGCATCTATGGTAATTACAAGATCAGTTAAACTTTGCAGAATACCTGTTTTGATTGCCCCTCCATATCCTTTATTCACCTTATGTGTAATAATTTGCACTTGAGCAACATTTTCAAAGTCAGAAAGTATTTTTCCTGTGGTATCCGTAGAGCCATCATTCACTAATATGAGCTGATAATTGTTTTCAGTACAAAATGAAATTACCTCCGGAAGAAATATAGGTAAAGATTCTTCTTCATTATAAATAGGTATAATAACGGTTATTTCCGAATTCATTAAGGACATGGATACTATAGAAGTACTAAATTAAGGCAATATCAGACTTTTTAATGAAATAACTTAAGAAGTAGATATGAAAATATAAGAATATAAAAATTCTTACAAAAAGTAAGGTTTAATTATAAACCTAAGAATGAAAAACCACATCCAAATATAAAATCAATACCAATATTACTCATTTAATCGAATTTTATTGCACTTTATCTAAAAAAGCATATTTTTGTGAATAAGCTTGAATGGTTTTAAAATCTAATTATTTCACTTTACAAAAGAAATGAACATAACATCAATTTTACATAAATACAGGTTTTTTGTTTTATTGATCATTTTACTAACCACATTATTTATTTACAAAAATCACTTTGACAACCCCTTTTTTTTTGATGATTCTCACACTATAGTCCAAAATGAATCAATAACTACTTTAAACAATTGGACAAATTTTTTTACGGATGCTAGTACGTTTAGTTCCTTACCAGCAAATCAATCCTACCGACCGTTAATCACATTAAAAAATGCAATAGACTATCAACTAGGAAATGGACTTGATCCAGTATTTTTTCATATTCATATATTTATTTGGTATTTGGTTTTAATCGTTTTGTTTTTTTTTCTGACGATCCGCTTATATACATCAAGCGAAGAAACAAATTATAGGTTATCGGCAATTGCTTTATTTAGTACGTCCTGGTTCGCTTTTCATACCGTAAATGCGGAAACTATAAATTATATCTGTGCGCGATCTGATTCCTTTTCTGCTTTATGTACCGTTGCCTCCCTCTTGTTGTTTATGAATAAGTCCTTAAGAAAATATGGTATTTACCTAATTCCAGTTGTACTAGGAATATGGACCAAACAAACCGGGGTAATGATTGTACCTATAGTCATTGCTTACTTATTACTTTTTGAAGATCAACACTTTATTTACAATTTTAAGAAAATCTCAAAATCGGATATTATAAACTTTGGATTAAAAATTTCACCCTTGTCAGTAATTGCTGTAGGCCTATTTTGCATCAATCAATATTATCTTACTCCGGAAGTTACAGTTTCTACCAACTATACAGTAAGTAGGTTTGAATATATAAGTACACAATTTTATATCATTCTACATTATCTAGGAAGCTTTATACTTCCTATTAATTTGAGTGCAGATCCGGATTTTACTATCATCAAGCCTTGGTACGACTTTCGTATCTTAACAGGATTAGTAGTTATTTTAATTCTTGTTACAATTATGGTAAAAACAAGTTTTTACAAAAAATGGCGACCTGTAAGTTTTGGTATTGCCTGGTTTTTTATTGCCCTTTTACCTACTACGCTCAATCCGTTATTTCAAATTGCTAATGACCATAGAATGTTTTTTCCGTTTATAGGTTTATTCATTGCGGTTCCATGGACAGTATATTTAATAGTGTGTAACTATAAGGTATCAACAAACCCAATTTTTAAAATTGTACTATCCGTTCTAGTAATGTTCATATTATTTGGACATGCCTATGGTACTATGCAGAGGACTGAGGTCTGGGATAGTAGAGCATCTTTATGGAAAGATGTTTCTATAAAAAGCCCAAAGAATGGAAGGGGTTTAATGAATTACGGATTAACTTTTATGGAAAAAGGTAATTATAAAGAAGCAATTAGATTATTTGAAGAAGCTCTTCTTCTAGAACCTAATTACTATTCATTACAAATTAATTTAGGAGTTGCCTATGCAGCGATCAAAAAAAAGCAATTAGCTGAAAAATACTTTAAATCTGCCATAGCGATAAAGTCTTCCTCTCCATCTCCCGAATACTTTTACGCTAGGTATTTATTTAGAAATAACAAAATTGGTGTTTCAAAAAAATATGTTCAGTATGCTTTAAAAAAAAGTCCTAATCATTTACCTTCAAAAGAATTACTAGAAAAAATCGAAGAAAAACAGCAGATAGCCTCAGAAGAATGGCAGGAATTAAAAGTTAATATTACTACTAATTATACCGAAGAGGAATTACTGAACCTGAGTTTAAAATATTATACCAAAGGATTATACGATAAAGTAATTTCCATTTGTACTATTCTACTAGAAAAATACCCAAAAAATTCAAGAGCTTATAACAATCTTTGTTCTGCTTACAATCAAATGGGTAAATGGCAACTGGGTGCAAATGCTTGCAGAAAAGCTTTGGAGTTAGACCCTGACTATAAACTCGCCCAAAATAATTTAAACTGGTCTTTAAAAAATATCAATTGAAACATGTTAAACAATAAAACAATTGCAGTTGTCATTCCTTGTTATAACGAGGCTACTCAAATTTCTATGGTAATCGATAGCATGCCAGACTTTGTAGATAGAATTATTGTGATTGATGATGTTTCAAAGGATAAAACTATAGATGTAGTAAAAAAATATCTAAATCCTTCTAATAAATCACAACTAAAATTAGTCTCAAACCTCTTTACTAATATTGTACCCAATATATATAACCAGGCGGACATTGAGGTCCACCGTAAAAATGTAGAAGAAGTTAGTAAATTTACTCCTGTTAGGATTCATAATCAAAATCCCGAAGAAGATAAAATAATTCTTATTGAGCATATTAAAAACGGTGGGGTTGGAGCGGCGGTAGCCACAGGTTATAAATGGTGTAAAGATCATGATATCGACTGCTCTGTAGTAATGAATGGTGACGGACAAATGGATCCGGCAGAATTACACTCAATTTGTAGCCCTATTGTTTACGAAAATATCGATTATGTAAAAGGTAATCGATTGATTCATAAAAGTGCCTGGATAATTATTCCTAAAATTAGGTTTTTAGGAAACTCCATACTTAGTATCTTAACTAAAATAGTTTCCGGGTATTGGGGAATTTCAGATACGCAAAGTGGTTATACAGCTATGTCTAATAACGCATTAAATTCCATACCCCTATATAATATTTATAAAAGATATGGTATGCCAAATGATATTCTTGTAAAACTAAATATAGCATTCTGTACCATTCGAGAAGTAAAAATAAAACCAGTTTATGGAGTTGGTGAACAGTCCACTTTAAAAATAAGGAAAGTTACATTTCCTATATTATTTCTTTTGATTCGCTCTTTTTTCAAGCGTTTACGTGTGAAGTACTTATATAAAAGTTTCCATCCTCTGTTTTTATTGTATTGGATTGCTATTATTATAGGTACTATCAATTTATATTTTTTATACCATTTACTATATAATTTCTTTATTCCAAATTCAAAGACACCTACGGACTATCTTATCATATTTATATTTTTAACCATATCCGGATTTCAATCTTTTTTATTTGCTATGTGGATGGATATTCAGGATAACGAAAGTCTATCGAAATAATTAACCTAAATTTATTTAAAATTTGAATAAAATTGATCATTCCAAATTACGGGCAACTCCGGAGTTAGAGGATTTCTCCGGAAAATATGAAGATGAAAATTTTATTTCTAAGTATTTAGTTGAATCTTATTTTAAGTCGGTTCAAAAACTAATAGATAAAATAAAACCTATTAGATCCGCTCATGAAATTGGCTGTGGCGAAGGAAGATCTACTAAAAAATTGAAGAAGATGGTATCCTCTTTAACCGCTTCTGAGTTTGTTCCAAAACTGGTAAAGAAAGCAACACTTTTAAATCCGGAGTTAAAAATTTTTGAAGAAAGTGTTTACGATTTAAAATATGAAAATGCCAGCGTGAATTTACTATTTCTATTAGAAGTTTTAGAACACCTTGACCATCCTGAGACAGCTTTAGAAGAATTACAAAGAGTCTCCGGACAATATTTAATCTTAGGAGTACCACGTGAACCCTTATGGCGTTTTTTAAATTTGTGCCGATTTAAGTATTTAAAAGATTTAGGAAATACACCCGGACATTTAAATCACTGGTCTAAAAGATCTATAATTAAGCTGATAGAAAAAAAATTTGGTGAAGTGATAGCAGTACAATCTCCTCTTCCTTGGACAATTGTTTTAGCTCGTAAAAAGGCATAAATTTTAAATGTGTGCACTAATTAAAAAATTGTTGATAAATAATAGAAACAGACAATTAACCCAGCGATACTTAGTAGTAAGTTTACTTAGTTATTCGTTTGTCTTTTCCGGATTATTTTTTCTCATACAAATTTTAGGCTTAAATGAATCTCTATCTTTTTTTATAGTATATGGTATGAACTACTTATTTCTTTATACGGTTCAGCTAAAAATTATATTTAAAACTAATCATAGTAGAGTAAAATTAATAAGATTTATAATTTTTATTTTGACCTTTTACCTCCTAAGTAATATTATTTATAACTACGCTTTAATACTTGGCTTTAATTATTTTATCGCCACTTTAATAACTATAATCATATTATTTCCTTGTAGAATAATAATTTCTAAACACTTCGTATTTAAGTGAAATTATTATATTTTATTTAACAACTTCAAACAGACTTTAATTGTAGCTAAAATACGGTTTTTACTTACTTAAAAAACTTAAATATTGCTTTTTATCGTATTTTAATACCTTTAAACGAAAAAAAATACTATTTTTGTAAATATTATATTGTTAAATAAATTTTAAAATATTTGAAATCTTAAAAGTATTTAAAGGTATAAGAACTTTTGTTAACTATAATTTAAGAGATCTAAGATTTTCTAAAACAATTGCCCTACTTATGAAAATAAAATTACTCATCGTTTTTTTATTAATTTTTGTTTGTTTCAACACTCAGGCACAAGTAAAAATTGGTGACAATCCAAATCAAATTGATAGTTCTTCCATATTAGAGTTAGAAAGTGCTGACAAAGTATTTGTTCTCACAAGAATTTCTGAAAATCAAATGAATGCTATTAGCCCATTACCGGGTGCAATGGTTTTTAATACTACTGCAAATTGTGTTTATCAATTTAATGGTACTGTTTGGGAGTCCTTATGTAGTTCGGGTACCGGATCAGAGACCGTAACTTTTGTATTAGATAATAATGATGGAACTTTTTCCTATAGAAATGAAAATAATATAACTACCAATATAAATAAG from Aquimarina sp. ERC-38 includes these protein-coding regions:
- a CDS encoding glycosyltransferase family 2 protein; the protein is MNSEITVIIPIYNEEESLPIFLPEVISFCTENNYQLILVNDGSTDTTGKILSDFENVAQVQIITHKVNKGYGGAIKTGILQSLTDLVITIDADGQHYLEDIIKLYKKLLAVDADLVIGSRKGNANATYLRGFGKNILRAVAKLLMNFSIYDINSGMKLYRSDLVKKYLKLTPDTMSFSDIITLIFINNKHLVVEEPILIKKRIMGKSTIGVRTAFETFIEIINIVILFNPAKIFLPIAILLFTSGFIWGIYFFVQGLGISIGGSTLILAGLLIFLLGLIAEQLSAIRKNQ
- a CDS encoding tetratricopeptide repeat protein, with protein sequence MNITSILHKYRFFVLLIILLTTLFIYKNHFDNPFFFDDSHTIVQNESITTLNNWTNFFTDASTFSSLPANQSYRPLITLKNAIDYQLGNGLDPVFFHIHIFIWYLVLIVLFFFLTIRLYTSSEETNYRLSAIALFSTSWFAFHTVNAETINYICARSDSFSALCTVASLLLFMNKSLRKYGIYLIPVVLGIWTKQTGVMIVPIVIAYLLLFEDQHFIYNFKKISKSDIINFGLKISPLSVIAVGLFCINQYYLTPEVTVSTNYTVSRFEYISTQFYIILHYLGSFILPINLSADPDFTIIKPWYDFRILTGLVVILILVTIMVKTSFYKKWRPVSFGIAWFFIALLPTTLNPLFQIANDHRMFFPFIGLFIAVPWTVYLIVCNYKVSTNPIFKIVLSVLVMFILFGHAYGTMQRTEVWDSRASLWKDVSIKSPKNGRGLMNYGLTFMEKGNYKEAIRLFEEALLLEPNYYSLQINLGVAYAAIKKKQLAEKYFKSAIAIKSSSPSPEYFYARYLFRNNKIGVSKKYVQYALKKSPNHLPSKELLEKIEEKQQIASEEWQELKVNITTNYTEEELLNLSLKYYTKGLYDKVISICTILLEKYPKNSRAYNNLCSAYNQMGKWQLGANACRKALELDPDYKLAQNNLNWSLKNIN
- a CDS encoding glycosyltransferase family 2 protein; translation: MLNNKTIAVVIPCYNEATQISMVIDSMPDFVDRIIVIDDVSKDKTIDVVKKYLNPSNKSQLKLVSNLFTNIVPNIYNQADIEVHRKNVEEVSKFTPVRIHNQNPEEDKIILIEHIKNGGVGAAVATGYKWCKDHDIDCSVVMNGDGQMDPAELHSICSPIVYENIDYVKGNRLIHKSAWIIIPKIRFLGNSILSILTKIVSGYWGISDTQSGYTAMSNNALNSIPLYNIYKRYGMPNDILVKLNIAFCTIREVKIKPVYGVGEQSTLKIRKVTFPILFLLIRSFFKRLRVKYLYKSFHPLFLLYWIAIIIGTINLYFLYHLLYNFFIPNSKTPTDYLIIFIFLTISGFQSFLFAMWMDIQDNESLSK
- a CDS encoding class I SAM-dependent methyltransferase; this translates as MNKIDHSKLRATPELEDFSGKYEDENFISKYLVESYFKSVQKLIDKIKPIRSAHEIGCGEGRSTKKLKKMVSSLTASEFVPKLVKKATLLNPELKIFEESVYDLKYENASVNLLFLLEVLEHLDHPETALEELQRVSGQYLILGVPREPLWRFLNLCRFKYLKDLGNTPGHLNHWSKRSIIKLIEKKFGEVIAVQSPLPWTIVLARKKA